In a genomic window of Pseudomonas oryzihabitans:
- the dusB gene encoding tRNA dihydrouridine synthase DusB translates to MSMVRIGPYTLPNPLILAPMAGVTDLPFRRLCLALGAGMAVSEMVTSDVRLYDSRKSRLRLIHASEQEPRSVQIAGGDPAMLAEAAQRNVELGAQIIDINMGCPAKKVCNKAAGSALMKDEALVAEILAAVVAAVDVPVTLKIRTGWNPENRNGLRIAQLAEAAGIQALAVHGRTRDDRFLGTAEYDTIAAIKQAVGIPVFANGDIDSPEKARAVLEHTRCDGLLIGRAAQGRPWIFREIAHYLATGEHLPPPSDAEVAAILLEHLDALHAFYGPEMGVRIARKHVGWYLADRSGAAESRAQFNRLQDTQAQHASIRAFFAQPPIGKQVA, encoded by the coding sequence ATGTCGATGGTACGCATCGGCCCTTATACCTTGCCCAATCCGCTGATCCTCGCGCCCATGGCCGGGGTCACCGACCTGCCCTTCCGTCGACTGTGCCTGGCACTCGGCGCAGGCATGGCCGTGTCGGAAATGGTGACCAGCGACGTGCGGCTCTACGACAGCCGCAAATCGCGGCTGCGCCTGATCCACGCCAGCGAGCAGGAGCCGCGCTCGGTGCAGATCGCCGGGGGCGATCCGGCGATGCTGGCCGAAGCGGCCCAGCGCAACGTCGAACTGGGTGCCCAGATCATCGACATCAACATGGGCTGCCCGGCCAAGAAGGTCTGCAACAAGGCCGCCGGCTCGGCGCTGATGAAGGATGAGGCCCTGGTGGCCGAGATCCTCGCCGCCGTGGTGGCCGCGGTGGACGTGCCGGTGACGCTGAAGATCCGCACCGGCTGGAACCCCGAGAATCGCAACGGCCTGCGCATCGCGCAGCTGGCCGAAGCTGCCGGCATCCAGGCCCTGGCCGTGCATGGCCGGACCCGGGACGATAGATTCCTCGGCACGGCCGAGTACGACACCATCGCCGCCATCAAGCAGGCGGTCGGCATCCCGGTGTTCGCCAATGGCGACATCGACAGCCCGGAAAAGGCCCGCGCGGTGCTCGAGCATACCCGTTGCGACGGCCTGCTGATCGGCCGCGCGGCCCAGGGCCGCCCCTGGATCTTCCGCGAGATCGCCCACTACCTGGCGACCGGCGAACACCTGCCGCCCCCTAGTGACGCCGAAGTAGCAGCCATCCTGCTGGAGCATTTGGACGCCCTGCACGCCTTCTATGGCCCGGAAATGGGTGTCCGCATCGCCCGCAAGCATGTCGGCTGGTACCTCGCCGACCGTTCCGGCGCAGCGGAATCGCGCGCCCAGTTCAACCGACTGCAAGACACCCAGGCGCAGCACGCCAGTATTCGGGCGTTCTTCGCGCAGCCCCCGATCGGGAAGCAGGTGGCATGA
- the purD gene encoding phosphoribosylamine--glycine ligase, whose product MNVLIIGSGGREHALAWKVAQDTRVTKVYVAPGNAGTATEAKCENVALDVLALEQLADFAAANVELTIVGPEAPLVAGVVDLFRSRGLPCFGPTAGAAQLEGSKAFTKDFLARHNIPTAAYANFTEVEPALAYLREQGAPIVIKADGLAAGKGVIVAMTLAEAEDAVRDMLSGNAFGDAGARVVIEEFLDGEEASFIVMVDGQNVLPMATSQDHKRVGDGDSGPNTGGMGAYSPAPVVTPDIHARVMREIIEPTVAGMASEGNVYTGFLYAGLMIDKSGAPKVIEFNCRFGDPETQPVMLRLQSSLVLLVEAALAEALDKIEACWDPRPSLGIVLAAGGYPGDYAKGDAIAGLDAAAALPGKVFHAGTALRDGQVVTAGGRVLCATALGDTVSAAQQNAYALAHEISWNGCFFRSDIGYRAIARERQ is encoded by the coding sequence ATGAACGTACTCATCATCGGCAGCGGTGGTCGTGAACACGCCCTGGCCTGGAAGGTCGCCCAGGACACCCGGGTCACCAAGGTCTATGTCGCTCCGGGCAACGCCGGCACCGCCACCGAAGCCAAGTGCGAGAACGTCGCCCTCGACGTCCTGGCCCTGGAGCAACTGGCCGACTTCGCCGCGGCCAACGTCGAGCTGACCATCGTCGGCCCCGAGGCGCCGCTGGTGGCCGGGGTGGTCGACCTGTTCCGTAGTCGCGGTCTGCCCTGCTTCGGCCCTACCGCCGGCGCCGCGCAACTGGAAGGCTCCAAGGCCTTCACCAAGGATTTTCTGGCGCGCCACAACATCCCCACCGCCGCCTACGCCAACTTCACCGAGGTGGAGCCGGCCCTGGCCTATCTGCGCGAGCAGGGTGCGCCCATCGTCATCAAGGCCGACGGCCTGGCCGCCGGCAAGGGGGTGATCGTCGCCATGACCCTCGCCGAAGCCGAGGACGCGGTACGTGACATGCTCTCCGGCAATGCTTTCGGCGATGCCGGTGCGCGGGTGGTGATCGAGGAATTCCTCGACGGCGAGGAAGCCAGCTTCATCGTCATGGTCGATGGCCAGAACGTGCTGCCCATGGCCACCAGCCAGGACCACAAGCGCGTCGGCGATGGCGACAGCGGCCCCAACACCGGCGGCATGGGTGCCTACTCCCCGGCGCCGGTGGTCACTCCCGACATCCACGCGCGGGTCATGCGCGAGATCATCGAGCCCACCGTGGCCGGCATGGCCAGCGAAGGCAACGTCTACACCGGTTTCCTCTACGCCGGCCTGATGATCGACAAGAGCGGCGCGCCCAAGGTCATCGAATTCAACTGCCGCTTCGGCGATCCCGAGACCCAGCCGGTCATGCTGCGCCTGCAATCCAGCCTGGTATTGCTGGTGGAAGCCGCCCTGGCCGAGGCGCTGGACAAGATCGAAGCCTGCTGGGATCCGCGGCCGAGCCTGGGCATCGTCCTGGCGGCCGGTGGCTACCCGGGCGACTACGCCAAGGGCGACGCCATCGCCGGTCTCGACGCTGCCGCCGCCTTGCCGGGCAAGGTGTTCCATGCCGGCACCGCACTGCGCGATGGTCAGGTGGTAACCGCCGGCGGTCGGGTGCTGTGCGCCACGGCATTGGGTGATACGGTTTCCGCTGCCCAGCAGAACGCCTATGCCCTGGCTCACGAAATTTCCTGGAATGGCTGTTTCTTCCGTAGCGACATCGGCTACCGTGCCATCGCCCGCGAACGACAGTGA
- the fis gene encoding DNA-binding transcriptional regulator Fis codes for MNSMTETSLTGIAPVSDNGDLKQHLTAPLQEGQTLRDSVEKALRNYFAHLDGQPVTDVYNMVLCEVEAPLLESVMNYVKGNQTKASEMLGLNRGTLRKKLKQYDLL; via the coding sequence ATGAATTCGATGACCGAGACCTCTTTGACTGGAATAGCGCCCGTGAGCGACAACGGCGATCTCAAGCAGCATCTGACCGCACCCCTGCAGGAGGGCCAGACGCTGCGCGACAGCGTGGAAAAGGCGCTGCGCAACTACTTCGCCCATCTCGATGGGCAGCCGGTGACCGACGTCTACAACATGGTGCTCTGCGAAGTGGAAGCACCGCTGCTCGAAAGCGTGATGAATTACGTCAAGGGCAACCAGACCAAGGCCTCGGAAATGCTCGGGCTCAATCGCGGCACCCTGCGCAAGAAGCTCAAGCAGTACGACCTGCTCTGA
- the accC gene encoding acetyl-CoA carboxylase biotin carboxylase subunit, which translates to MLEKVLIANRGEIALRVVRACKELGIKTVAVHSTADRELMHLSLADESVCIGPAPSPQSYLNIPAIISAAEVTGATAIHPGYGFLAENADFAEQVEQSGFAFVGPTADVIRLMGDKVSAKNAMKQAGVPTVPGSDGALPDDEAECLRIGREVGYPVIIKAAGGGGGRGMRVVEDEAELIKSIKLTQTEAGAAFGNSMVYMEKFLGNPRHVEVQVLSDGQGNAVHLYDRDCSLQRRHQKVIEEAPAPQIDEKAREEVLARCVKACIDIGYRGAGTFEFLYEDGRFYFIEMNTRVQVEHPVTEMITGVDIVKEMLSIAAGNKLSIKQEDIKITGHAIECRINAEDPKTFMPSPGLVKHYHAPGGNGVRVDSHLYSGYKVPPNYDSLIAKLITWGKTRDEAMARMRNALDELIVDGIKTNADLHRMLTRDQAFGQGAVNIHYLEKKLGMRH; encoded by the coding sequence ATGCTGGAAAAAGTCCTGATCGCCAACCGCGGGGAAATCGCCCTGCGCGTGGTGCGTGCCTGCAAGGAGCTGGGCATCAAGACGGTGGCGGTTCACTCCACCGCCGACCGCGAACTGATGCATCTGTCCCTCGCCGACGAATCGGTGTGCATCGGCCCGGCCCCCTCGCCCCAGTCCTACCTGAACATCCCGGCCATCATCAGTGCCGCGGAAGTCACCGGCGCCACCGCCATCCACCCCGGCTACGGCTTCCTCGCCGAGAACGCCGACTTCGCCGAGCAGGTGGAGCAGTCCGGTTTCGCCTTCGTCGGCCCCACCGCCGACGTGATTCGCCTGATGGGCGACAAGGTGTCCGCCAAGAACGCCATGAAGCAGGCCGGCGTCCCCACCGTCCCGGGCTCCGACGGCGCCCTACCGGATGACGAGGCCGAGTGCCTGCGCATCGGCCGCGAAGTCGGCTATCCGGTGATCATCAAGGCCGCCGGTGGCGGTGGTGGTCGCGGCATGCGCGTGGTCGAGGACGAGGCCGAGCTGATCAAGTCGATCAAGCTGACCCAGACCGAAGCCGGTGCCGCCTTCGGCAACTCCATGGTCTACATGGAGAAGTTCCTCGGCAATCCGCGTCACGTGGAAGTCCAGGTGCTCTCCGATGGCCAGGGCAACGCCGTGCACCTCTACGACCGCGACTGCTCGCTGCAGCGTCGCCACCAGAAGGTCATCGAGGAGGCGCCCGCGCCCCAGATCGACGAAAAGGCCCGTGAAGAAGTCCTGGCGCGCTGCGTCAAGGCCTGCATCGACATCGGCTACCGCGGCGCCGGCACCTTCGAATTCCTCTACGAAGACGGCCGCTTCTATTTCATCGAGATGAACACCCGCGTGCAGGTGGAGCATCCGGTGACCGAGATGATCACTGGCGTCGACATCGTCAAGGAGATGCTCAGCATCGCTGCGGGCAACAAACTGTCGATCAAGCAGGAAGACATCAAGATCACCGGTCACGCCATCGAGTGCCGGATCAACGCCGAAGATCCCAAGACCTTCATGCCCTCCCCGGGCCTGGTCAAGCACTACCATGCACCGGGCGGCAACGGCGTACGGGTGGATTCGCACCTGTACAGCGGCTACAAGGTTCCGCCGAACTACGATTCGTTGATCGCCAAGCTGATCACCTGGGGCAAGACCCGCGACGAGGCCATGGCCCGGATGCGCAACGCCCTGGACGAACTGATCGTCGACGGCATCAAGACCAACGCCGATCTGCACCGGATGCTGACCCGCGACCAGGCCTTCGGCCAGGGTGCGGTGAATATCCACTACTTGGAGAAGAAGCTCGGCATGCGCCACTAA
- a CDS encoding DUF3426 domain-containing protein, producing the protein MTDSLVAQCPHCHTRFRVTQEHLAAADGDVRCGVCLEVFNATNQAAPLTAPEATPATAATPAPTAAPSPREANWPHDELDLSHLELDAEVARLGALEEQRRTPPAAPAPASASAVTTPQEEPAPEPGLAARRPQDDEELLELPALGAVTAEREPEPEPLGLHAEPERLPADEPSLETARETESRREPAVEPAPTAEPAALATPRAPLRPAPAPPPAPLTAPPHERQEPALGRVDADEDDRAEPGLGRLDDWQEPTVEPLSADRDGEDDSVTAKPAAALRSEPEWQDDPLVDLHDEPLQLDTRRERPRWGRRLLWMLLCLLALLGLAGQYVYYHFDELARQDDYRPLFVQACANLGCKVPSRVDVSQIRSSNLVVRSHPQFSGALRVDAILYNRAPFSQPFPLLELRFADLNGQLIASRRFKPSEYLSGELKGQDEMPPQTPIHIALDILDPGPRAVNYSLSFFSPE; encoded by the coding sequence ATGACCGATTCTCTCGTCGCCCAGTGCCCGCATTGCCACACTCGCTTCCGCGTCACCCAAGAACATCTGGCCGCTGCGGACGGTGACGTGAGGTGCGGCGTCTGCCTGGAAGTGTTCAACGCCACCAACCAGGCAGCGCCCCTGACCGCGCCGGAAGCGACACCCGCCACCGCGGCGACACCCGCGCCAACGGCAGCACCGTCTCCCCGCGAAGCCAACTGGCCGCACGACGAACTCGACCTGAGCCATCTGGAACTGGACGCCGAGGTCGCCCGCCTGGGTGCGCTGGAGGAGCAACGCCGGACGCCTCCGGCCGCGCCAGCACCCGCATCCGCATCCGCCGTGACGACACCGCAGGAAGAGCCCGCGCCTGAGCCAGGCCTGGCCGCGCGGCGCCCGCAGGACGACGAAGAGCTGCTCGAACTGCCCGCCCTAGGTGCCGTCACCGCCGAGCGGGAGCCCGAACCGGAACCCCTGGGCCTGCACGCGGAGCCCGAACGACTGCCCGCAGACGAACCCTCGCTCGAAACCGCTCGCGAAACCGAGTCCCGGCGCGAACCCGCCGTGGAACCCGCGCCAACCGCCGAGCCGGCAGCACTCGCCACGCCCCGCGCTCCGTTGCGCCCCGCGCCCGCCCCACCGCCTGCCCCCCTGACCGCGCCGCCGCACGAACGCCAGGAGCCGGCGCTCGGACGGGTCGATGCCGACGAAGATGACCGGGCCGAACCCGGACTGGGGCGGCTGGACGACTGGCAGGAGCCCACCGTCGAGCCGCTCAGCGCCGATCGCGACGGCGAAGATGACAGCGTGACAGCCAAGCCGGCGGCCGCCCTGCGTAGCGAGCCGGAATGGCAGGACGACCCCCTGGTCGATCTGCACGACGAGCCCTTGCAGCTGGATACGCGCCGCGAACGGCCGCGCTGGGGCCGGCGTCTGCTGTGGATGCTGCTGTGCCTGCTGGCGCTGCTCGGCCTGGCCGGCCAGTACGTCTACTACCACTTCGACGAACTGGCGCGTCAGGACGACTATCGACCGCTGTTCGTCCAGGCCTGCGCCAACCTCGGCTGCAAGGTACCCTCCAGGGTCGATGTCTCGCAGATCCGCAGCAGCAACCTGGTGGTGCGCAGCCATCCGCAATTCTCCGGCGCCCTGCGCGTCGACGCCATCCTCTACAACCGGGCGCCCTTTTCGCAGCCCTTTCCGTTGCTCGAATTGCGCTTCGCCGACCTCAATGGCCAGTTGATCGCCAGTCGCCGCTTCAAGCCGAGCGAATACCTGAGCGGCGAACTCAAGGGCCAGGACGAGATGCCGCCGCAGACACCGATCCACATCGCCCTGGACATCCTCGACCCCGGTCCGCGGGCGGTGAACTACAGCCTGAGCTTCTTCTCGCCGGAGTGA
- the accB gene encoding acetyl-CoA carboxylase biotin carboxyl carrier protein, whose protein sequence is MDIRKVKKLIELLEESGIDELEIREGEESVRISRNTGRGQGMQTVYAAAPAPVAAPAPAAAPAAAAPAAEAAAPQLTGNVARSPMVGTFYRASSPTTPPFVEVGQQVKKGDILCIVEAMKMMNHIEAEASGTIGQVLVENGQPVEFDQPLFTIV, encoded by the coding sequence ATGGACATCCGTAAAGTCAAGAAACTGATCGAGCTGCTGGAAGAGTCCGGTATCGACGAGCTGGAAATCCGCGAAGGCGAAGAATCCGTCCGCATCAGCCGCAACACCGGCCGTGGCCAGGGCATGCAGACCGTCTACGCCGCCGCACCCGCTCCGGTCGCTGCCCCGGCTCCGGCTGCCGCTCCGGCCGCTGCTGCCCCCGCCGCCGAAGCCGCCGCTCCGCAACTGACCGGTAACGTGGCGCGTTCGCCCATGGTCGGCACCTTCTACCGCGCTTCCTCGCCCACCACCCCGCCCTTCGTCGAAGTCGGCCAGCAGGTGAAGAAAGGCGACATCCTGTGCATCGTCGAAGCCATGAAGATGATGAACCACATCGAAGCCGAAGCCAGCGGCACCATCGGCCAGGTGCTGGTCGAGAACGGTCAGCCCGTCGAATTCGACCAGCCGCTGTTCACCATTGTCTAA
- the dsbD gene encoding protein-disulfide reductase DsbD, whose product MRVLLLLLTLLLTLPAAAGLFDAPRPAADLGLNGQRSSQAFLPVDQAFRLEQHRDAEGHTVVRFTIAEGYYLYRQRFAFDATPGLLTGPVPLPPGEPKHDEWFGDVQVYHTGVDIPLPLAPNRGGQIKVTYQGCADRGLCYPPETRVLEIAGATPSPTATQGASSSVAEQGWRTRILFAFLAGLGLTFTPCVLPMLPIVSAVVLAGKARPGRGLLLALAYVVPMALSFAALGALMGVFGASLNLQAQLQSPWVLIPFAMLFLLFALAMFGLFELRLPGALRDRLEHLASGTRGGSVGGAAVLGVLSSLIVSPCVSAPLAGLLLYISSTADWLGGGLALFALGLGMGTPLILVAAGGGALLPRSGAWLVGMRNAFGVLLLAVALWLLERLLPGPLALAAWGLLAAGVGLFLGALEFVPKPPRQRLSQLAGLALLLYGVTCGIGALRGASDPLRPLGEAPAPSATARQEGMRTLSDPQALAASLGQGRPVLVDVYADWCISCKLLEREVFDNPAVQAQLRDFTLIRFDMTQSTREQRQWLERQGLFGPPAVLFYDRHGKEGYASRIVGEIDAAAFLARLDQAKRLIASD is encoded by the coding sequence ATGCGTGTCCTGCTGCTCCTGCTCACCCTCCTGCTGACCCTGCCCGCCGCGGCCGGCCTGTTCGATGCGCCGCGGCCGGCCGCCGACCTGGGGCTGAACGGCCAGCGCTCCAGCCAGGCCTTCCTGCCGGTGGACCAGGCCTTTCGCCTGGAGCAGCACCGCGACGCCGAGGGGCACACGGTGGTGCGCTTCACCATCGCCGAAGGCTACTACCTCTATCGCCAGCGCTTCGCCTTCGACGCCACTCCCGGCCTGCTGACCGGCCCGGTACCGCTGCCACCCGGCGAGCCCAAGCACGACGAATGGTTCGGCGACGTCCAGGTCTATCACACCGGAGTGGACATACCCCTGCCCCTGGCTCCCAACCGCGGTGGCCAGATCAAGGTCACCTATCAAGGTTGCGCCGATCGCGGACTCTGCTATCCACCGGAAACCCGCGTCCTGGAGATCGCTGGGGCGACGCCCTCCCCGACGGCCACGCAAGGAGCATCATCCTCCGTCGCCGAGCAGGGTTGGCGCACACGGATCCTGTTCGCCTTTCTCGCCGGACTCGGGCTGACCTTCACACCCTGCGTACTGCCGATGTTGCCCATCGTGTCGGCCGTGGTGCTGGCCGGCAAGGCACGCCCGGGACGTGGCCTGCTGCTGGCGCTGGCCTATGTGGTGCCCATGGCCCTGAGTTTTGCCGCACTGGGCGCGCTCATGGGCGTTTTCGGCGCCAGTCTCAACCTGCAGGCGCAACTGCAATCGCCCTGGGTGCTGATCCCCTTCGCCATGCTGTTCCTGCTGTTCGCCCTGGCCATGTTCGGCCTCTTCGAACTGCGCCTGCCGGGCGCCTTGCGTGATCGCCTGGAACACCTGGCCAGCGGTACCCGCGGCGGCTCGGTCGGCGGCGCCGCTGTGTTGGGCGTGCTGTCCAGCCTGATCGTCTCGCCCTGCGTGTCCGCGCCCCTGGCAGGGCTGCTGCTCTATATCAGCAGCACTGCCGATTGGCTGGGTGGGGGGCTTGCCCTCTTCGCCCTCGGCCTGGGCATGGGTACCCCGCTGATCCTGGTCGCAGCGGGCGGCGGGGCGCTGTTGCCGCGCAGTGGCGCCTGGCTGGTGGGCATGCGCAACGCCTTCGGCGTGCTCCTGCTGGCCGTGGCGCTCTGGCTGCTCGAACGCCTGCTGCCGGGGCCCTTGGCGCTGGCCGCCTGGGGTCTGCTGGCCGCCGGTGTCGGTCTCTTCCTCGGCGCCCTGGAATTCGTGCCCAAGCCCCCCCGCCAGCGGCTGTCGCAACTGGCCGGCCTGGCCCTGCTGCTGTACGGCGTGACCTGTGGCATCGGTGCCCTGCGCGGTGCCAGCGATCCACTGCGGCCGCTGGGCGAAGCCCCCGCGCCTTCGGCAACCGCACGCCAGGAAGGCATGCGCACCCTGAGCGATCCGCAGGCCCTGGCCGCCAGTCTCGGCCAGGGTCGTCCGGTGCTGGTCGATGTCTACGCCGACTGGTGCATCAGCTGCAAGCTGCTCGAACGCGAGGTCTTCGATAACCCGGCGGTGCAGGCGCAACTGCGCGATTTCACGCTGATTCGCTTCGATATGACGCAAAGCACCCGGGAACAACGGCAATGGCTGGAACGCCAGGGTCTGTTCGGTCCACCCGCCGTGCTGTTCTACGATCGGCACGGCAAGGAGGGCTATGCGAGTCGTATCGTCGGCGAAATCGACGCCGCTGCCTTTCTTGCCCGGCTGGACCAGGCAAAAAGGCTGATCGCCAGCGACTAA
- the purH gene encoding bifunctional phosphoribosylaminoimidazolecarboxamide formyltransferase/IMP cyclohydrolase produces MTDQTSRLPVRRALISVSDKTGVVDFARELAAIGVEILSTGGTYKLLRDEGIPAVEVADYTGFPEMMDGRVKTLHPKIHGGILGRRGVDHEVMSEHGIRPIDLVAVNLYPFAATVAKPGCSLADAIENIDIGGPTMVRSAAKNHKDVTIVVNASDYEAIIDDLKAGGLTYAQRFDLALKAFEHTAAYDGMIANYLGSIDQQAETLSTEGRAAFPRTFSAQFIKAQDMRYGENPHQQAAFYVEHASEACVATAVQLQGKELSFNNVADTDAALETVKSYAEPACVIVKHANPCGVAVAGDLRQAYELAYATDSESAFGGIIAFNRELDAETARAIVERQFVEVIIAPRVSAEAREVVAAKANVRLLECGEWPAERKPGLDLKRVNGGLLVQSRDIAMITAADLKVVTHRAPSEQELRDLIFAWKVAKFVKSNAIVYAKGQQTVGIGAGQMSRVNSARIAAIKAEHAGLAVAGAVMASDAFFPFRDGIDNAAANGITAVIQPGGSMRDAEVIAAADEAGIAMVFTGMRHFRH; encoded by the coding sequence ATGACCGACCAGACCTCTCGCCTCCCCGTCCGCCGTGCGCTGATCAGCGTGTCCGACAAGACGGGCGTCGTCGACTTCGCCCGTGAACTCGCGGCCATCGGCGTGGAAATCCTGTCCACCGGCGGCACCTACAAGCTCCTGCGCGACGAAGGCATCCCCGCTGTGGAAGTCGCCGACTACACCGGCTTTCCGGAAATGATGGACGGCCGGGTCAAGACCCTGCATCCCAAGATCCATGGCGGCATCCTCGGCCGGCGCGGCGTCGACCATGAGGTGATGAGCGAGCACGGCATCCGTCCCATCGACCTGGTCGCGGTCAACCTCTACCCCTTCGCCGCCACCGTGGCCAAGCCCGGTTGCAGCCTGGCCGATGCCATCGAGAACATCGACATCGGCGGTCCGACCATGGTCCGCAGCGCGGCCAAGAACCACAAGGACGTCACCATCGTGGTCAATGCCAGCGACTACGAGGCCATCATCGACGACCTCAAGGCCGGCGGCCTGACCTACGCCCAGCGTTTCGACCTGGCGCTCAAGGCCTTCGAGCACACCGCCGCCTACGACGGCATGATCGCCAACTACCTGGGCAGCATCGACCAGCAGGCCGAGACCCTGTCCACCGAGGGCCGCGCCGCCTTCCCGCGCACCTTCAGCGCCCAGTTCATCAAGGCGCAGGACATGCGCTATGGCGAGAACCCCCACCAGCAGGCGGCCTTCTACGTCGAGCACGCCAGCGAAGCCTGCGTGGCCACCGCCGTCCAGTTGCAGGGCAAGGAACTGTCCTTCAACAACGTCGCCGACACCGACGCCGCCCTGGAAACCGTGAAGAGCTACGCGGAGCCGGCCTGCGTCATCGTCAAGCACGCCAACCCCTGTGGCGTGGCCGTGGCCGGCGACCTCCGCCAGGCCTACGAGCTGGCTTATGCCACCGACAGCGAATCGGCCTTCGGCGGCATCATCGCCTTCAACCGCGAACTGGACGCCGAGACCGCCCGTGCCATCGTCGAGCGTCAGTTCGTCGAGGTGATCATCGCCCCGCGCGTCAGCGCCGAAGCCCGTGAGGTCGTCGCCGCCAAGGCCAACGTCCGTCTGCTGGAGTGCGGCGAGTGGCCCGCCGAGCGCAAGCCCGGCCTGGATCTCAAGCGCGTCAACGGTGGCCTGCTGGTGCAGAGCCGCGATATCGCCATGATCACCGCCGCCGACCTCAAGGTGGTGACCCATCGCGCGCCCAGCGAGCAGGAGCTGCGGGATCTGATCTTCGCCTGGAAGGTGGCCAAGTTCGTCAAATCCAACGCCATCGTCTACGCCAAGGGCCAGCAGACCGTGGGCATCGGCGCCGGCCAGATGAGCCGCGTCAACTCGGCGCGCATCGCCGCCATCAAGGCCGAGCACGCCGGTCTCGCCGTGGCCGGTGCGGTCATGGCCTCGGACGCCTTCTTCCCCTTCCGTGACGGTATCGACAACGCCGCGGCCAACGGCATCACCGCGGTGATCCAGCCGGGCGGCTCCATGCGCGATGCCGAAGTCATCGCCGCCGCCGACGAAGCGGGCATCGCCATGGTCTTCACCGGCATGCGCCACTTCCGCCACTAA
- the prmA gene encoding 50S ribosomal protein L11 methyltransferase, which yields MSWLQVRLALTPAQAETYEDLMLELGAVSVTFMDAEDQPIFEPDLGTTPLWSQTHLLALFEGDTDATALEQRVQLLANGLTYEVERLEDQEWERSWMDNFQPMRFGQRLWIVPSWHEAPEPDAVNLLLDPGLAFGTGTHPTTSLCLQWLDGEPVEGRQVLDFGCGSGILAIAALLLGAERAVGTDIDVQALEASRENANRNGIDPARFPLYLPADLPAEPADVVVANILAGPLVGLAEQITRLTRIGGRLALSGILAEQAEDVRAAYAGCFDLEPTATLDGWVRISGTRRR from the coding sequence ATGTCCTGGCTGCAAGTCCGCCTCGCCCTCACCCCCGCCCAGGCGGAAACCTACGAAGACCTCATGCTCGAACTGGGCGCCGTCTCGGTGACCTTCATGGATGCCGAGGACCAGCCGATCTTCGAGCCGGATCTCGGCACCACCCCGCTGTGGTCCCAGACCCACCTGCTGGCCCTGTTCGAAGGCGACACCGACGCCACGGCCCTGGAGCAGCGCGTGCAGCTGCTGGCCAACGGCCTGACCTACGAGGTGGAGCGCCTGGAAGACCAGGAATGGGAACGCAGCTGGATGGACAACTTCCAGCCCATGCGTTTCGGCCAGCGGCTGTGGATCGTGCCCAGCTGGCACGAGGCGCCGGAGCCGGACGCGGTCAATCTGCTGCTGGACCCGGGCCTGGCCTTCGGCACCGGCACCCATCCCACCACCTCGCTCTGTCTGCAGTGGCTGGACGGTGAGCCGGTCGAAGGTCGGCAGGTACTGGACTTCGGCTGCGGCTCGGGGATTCTCGCCATCGCCGCCCTGCTGCTGGGCGCCGAGCGCGCGGTGGGTACCGATATCGACGTCCAAGCCCTGGAAGCCTCGCGGGAGAATGCCAACCGCAACGGCATCGATCCGGCGCGCTTCCCCCTCTATCTGCCCGCCGACCTGCCGGCGGAGCCGGCCGACGTGGTGGTGGCCAACATCCTCGCCGGTCCGCTGGTCGGCCTGGCCGAGCAGATCACCCGCCTCACCCGCATCGGCGGACGCCTGGCCCTCTCCGGCATCCTCGCCGAACAGGCCGAGGACGTCCGTGCCGCCTACGCCGGCTGCTTCGACCTGGAGCCAACCGCCACCCTGGACGGCTGGGTGCGCATCAGCGGTACCCGCCGCCGCTAA
- the aroQ gene encoding type II 3-dehydroquinate dehydratase produces the protein MAHLLVLHGPNLNLLGTREPGVYGATTLAQINADLESRANAAGHRLQYLQSNAEHLLIERIHAARDEGVDFILINPAAFTHTSVALRDALLAVSIPFIEVHLSNVHKREPFRHHSYFSDVAVGVICGLGASGYRLALEAACEQLANRS, from the coding sequence ATGGCGCATCTGCTGGTACTGCATGGGCCCAACCTGAATCTGCTGGGCACCCGTGAGCCGGGCGTGTATGGGGCCACTACGCTGGCGCAGATCAACGCCGACCTCGAGTCGCGTGCCAACGCCGCCGGGCATCGCCTGCAATACCTGCAAAGCAATGCCGAGCACCTGCTGATCGAACGCATCCACGCCGCGCGCGACGAAGGGGTGGATTTCATCCTGATCAATCCGGCCGCCTTCACCCATACCAGTGTCGCCCTACGTGACGCCTTGCTCGCGGTGAGCATCCCATTCATCGAGGTGCACCTATCCAACGTGCACAAGCGCGAACCCTTCCGCCACCACTCCTACTTTTCCGATGTGGCGGTCGGGGTCATCTGCGGGCTCGGCGCCAGTGGCTACCGCCTGGCGCTGGAAGCCGCCTGCGAACAGCTCGCCAACCGCAGCTGA